In Bradyrhizobium sp. 200, the sequence TCGCGTTGCGCTGATACAGCGCCGCCGAGATGGCGCCGAACGCGTAGACGCCGGTGAGGACGTCGGCGTGATAGATGCCGCAATAATCCGGCCGGCTTCGTCCGGGCTGGTAGGCCAGATGCGCCATCTCATAACCGGAGGCCGCGTGAATCACCGGCGCATAGGCCGGCAGCTCCGCCGACGGCCCGGTCTGGCCGTATCCGGAGATCGAGCAATAGATCAGCTTCGGATTGAGTGCATGCAGGGATGCATGGTCGAGCTTCAACCGCCGCATCACGCCTGGACGGAAATTCTCCACCAGCACGTCCGCGGTGGTGACCAGGCGGCGGACGGCCTCCAAGCCCTTCGGCGACTTCAAATCCAGAACCAGGCTGTTCTTGCCGACATTGAGTTGGCCGAAGGCAGTCGAGCAATTGTTCCGCACCGGCGGGCGGGTCCGCATCGTCTCACCTTCCTCGGTCTCGACCTTGATGACCTCCGCTCCCATATCGGCGAGCATTCGTGTGCAATGGGGTCCGGCAATCGTGGTTGAGAAATCGAGGACCCGCAGGCCTGCGAAGCTGCCTGTCAAATTCCTCTGATCATTGCCGGCTATGGTCATTGCGTGAAACTCCCCGGCCTTTTCGGCCATTCGTTTTGGTTGGCGGCCGTGACCCTAAATTGTGCCGCGTCGACAGGAAAGTAGTTCGCTTAGGAACGACGGCCCCGAGCGCGCGTTGTAACGGGTAAGGAAGTTGGACCCATTCTTGCATCAGCTTGAATGCGGCTGGCACGAGGGCGTTTGCTTGAAGGTCTTGTTCGTCACTACTGAGATGGATGACTTTGTCCGGGTGGGCGGTCTCGCTGCCGTTTCCGCCGCCCTCCCCCGGGCGCTGCGTCGCTGGAGTGACGTCCGGGTCATGCTACCCGGTTATCGGGACATCGTCGAACAGTTCACCCACATTGAAATCGTTGGGGAATGCCCCTCTCTGGCGGAGATGCCGGCCTGCTCGCTCGGGCGGGCATCGACCAAGGATGGCCTGCCGGTTTACGTCCTGCTCTGCCCGCAACTTTACGACCGGCCGGGCAACCCCTATGGCGACGAATCGGGGCGCGACTGGCCCGACAACGACATCAGGTTCGGCCGCTTCGCGTCCGCCGCGGCCGAGCTTGCCGCGGGCACCCTGGACAAGAATTGGGCAGCGGATCTGGTCCACGCCAACGACTGGCAGGCTGCGCTGGCACCGGCCTATCTGGCATGGAGAGGCTCAAAGGTCCCCTCGATCCTGACCATCCACAACCTCGCCTACCAAGGGCTGTTCCCGCCGGACTCGCTGCGCCGGATCGGCGCGCCCGAAAGCTCCTTCCACATCGACGGGCTCGAATTCTATGACCACGTCTCGTTCCTCAAGGGTGGCCTCGTCTACGCCTCGCATCTGACTACCGTCAGCGCCACCTATGCGAAGGAGATCACGACGCGCGAGCTCGGCTGCGGGCTCGAAGGCCTGCTGCAGCGCCGCTCGAACGCCGCGCAACTGACCGGCATATTGAACGGCATCGACGAAAGCTGGGATCCCAGCGCCTGCGCGCATCTGGCCCAGACCTTCGCCCCCGGCGACTGGGAAGGCAAGCAGGCGAATGCCGAATACGTCCGCAAGCAATTCGGCCTGGCGCTGTCGCGCGGTCCGCTGTTCGGCCTTGTCGCCCGCCTGGTTCACCAGAAAGGCGTCGACCTCGTCCTGTCCGCGGCCGACGAAATCATCGAGGCGGGCGGACAGATCGTGGTGACGGGCAGCGGCGAGGCCCAGATCGAACAGGCGCTGGTCAACGCGCACCGGCGCAGGCCCGATGCGATCGGCGTCGTCATCGGCTTCAACGACGCCCAGGCACGGCGGATTTTTGCCGGCAGCGACTTCACCCTGATGCCGTCGCGGTTCGAGCCGTGCGGGCTGAGCCAGATGTATGCGCAGCGGTTCGGATCGCTGCCGATCGGTCACCAGACCGGCGGGCTGGCGGAAACCATCAAGGACGGCGAAACCGGATTCCTGTTTCCACAACCGTCGGCGGCGTCCTTCCTCGGCGGCGTCAGGCGCGCGTTCGACGCCTTCGGCGCCAAGGATCGCCTCGACGCGATGCGGCGCAGCGCGATGGCGCGATCCTTTAGCTGGGATCTGTCGGCCGCCTGCTACAGCGCGCTGTATCGCAAGACGATCGCTCCTTCCATCATCGCGTGACGTCGACGACTACTCTGCCGCTTCCGGCATGACTTCCATCTGCTCGTGGAGGATGACGCCGGAGAGCGGATCGAATTCGCCGACCCAGGGCTGCTTTTCGAGCACCGACCTGGTATGGCGGTAACCGGCCTCCCACCGCTGCATGATCCCGGACGGGCTGAAATCGATGTCCTTGGTATGGTCCTCGCGGCTGAGCTGCGGGGCCAGCAACCGCACCACATGCATCCGGGTCGGACAGCCATAACCAGTGAGCTCCCTCACCGCCTCGCTGCTGCGCTCGGCCTCCGGCAGGCGCGCGGCGAGCTGGTTGATGACATGGCGCAGCCGATGCGCCTGCTGCTGCCGCGCAATGTGGCTCGCGATGCGGCTCGAATACTGCACGTCCTTGTGGCGGTTCAGCACCTCCGCCATCGTGGTGGGCTCGCCGCCGGACGGATTCCACAGATGCACCGCGAAGATCAGCGAGTTCTTGCGCGGATTGTCGTCGAACACGGCCTCTGTCGGCGTGTTCGACAAGATACCGCCATCCCAATAGAGCTCGCCGTCGATGCGGACCGCAGGAAAAGCCGGCGGCAGCGCGCCCGACGCCATGATGTGCCTGACGCCGAGTTCGCCATTGCGGCTGTCGAAATAGCGCATCTGGCTGGTGCGGACATGGGCGGCGCCCACTGTCAGGCGCGGCGTACATTGATTGACCAGGTTGAAGTCCACCAGCTCCGTCAGTGTCCGTTCCAGCGGCGAGGTCGAGTAGTAGCCGGCATTGTCGGCACCGAGCGGATAGCTGTCGCCGGCATGGGCCAGCGGGTTGGGCCGGAAGAAACCGGGAATGCCGTTGGTCACCGTCGACCAGTAAGAGAGCTTTTCGTTGAAGCCCGGAAAGATGTCGCGAAAACTCCAGATCGGATTCTGCTCCATCTTCTTCCAGAATTCGCGCAGGCGCGACAGCCGGTTCTGCGGCGCATTGCCGGCGATCAGGCTGGCGTTGATGGCGCCGATCGAAGTGCCGATGATCCAGTCCGGCTCGATGCCGGCTTCATGCAGCGCCTGGTAGACGCCGGCCTGATAGGAGCCGAGCGCACCGCCGCCTTGCAGCACCAGCACGACCTGCCCAGGCTCGGACCTTCCCAGTGACAGCAAGGTCGGCGAGGAATTGCTGTGCTTCACGTCGCTCATGTCATGCTCCTTCCGCTTCGCATTTTGATGTTCGCGCGCGGCTTGCCCATGTTACGTTCACGCTTCAGTGTGCGGTCCAGCCGCCGTCAACCGGCAGCGCAGTCCCGGTGATCGACGCCGCCGCATCGCTGGCGAGAAAGACGGTCACCGCGCCCAGTTCCTCAACACTCGCAAAATGCTTGTTGGGCTGCTGCGCCAGCAACACGTCGTGGATGACTTTTTCACGGGAAATGCCGTGCGCCTTGGCCTGGCTGTCGATCTGCGCCTCGACCAGCGGCGTATAGACGTAGCCCGGGCAGATCGCATTGCAGGTGATGCCGTCTTCGGCGGTCTCCAGCGCAGTCACCTTGGTCAGGCCGACGATGCCGTGCTTGGCTGCGACATAGGCCGCCTTGAAGGGCGAGCCGACCAGCCCATGCGCAGAGGCGATGTTGATGATCCGCCCGAACTTGTTCTGACGCATGGCCGGCAGCGACAGGCGCGTGGTGTGAAACGCCGACGACAGATTGATCGCCAGGATCGCATTCCATTTCTCGACTGGAAACTGGTCGAGCGGCGCGACGTATTGGATACCGGCATTGTTGACCAGAATATCGAGCCGCCCATGACTGGCGACGGTGGCCGCGATCATCTCGGCAATCGCATCACTGCTCGTCATGTCGGCCGCGGAATAGCTGACCTTGACGCCGAAATCGGCGGCGATCTGATCCTGGGTTTTGGCGATCTCGGCTCCGATGCCAAGACCGTTCAGCACCACCGCCGAGCCGGCTTCCGCCAGCGCGCGGGCAATCCCGAGCCCGATGCCGCTGGTCGAGCCCGTGACGAGCGAGACCCTGCCGGCGAGCGGCCGCAGAGCCGCAGCACCTTGCGTTTTGAGCTGGATATTCATGGCGGTCCTTTCGGGTAGGGGTTCAGCGGCTCACGCTGACCATCTTCACCACACCCTGCCCGGCGGCCCTCACTTAAGGAAATGCCGTTTGGCTTCCAAAACCATACGCTACCGCTATCGCAGTTATGGTGTCATCGGACGCTGCGATCGGGTATGTTCTACGCACCATAGACCGAGGCACGACCATGGAGATGCATCAGGTTCGCTACTTCCTCGCGGTCGCGCGCGTGCTCAACTTCACGCGTGCCGCCGACGAGTGCAACGTCACGCAGCCGTCGCTGACGCGGGCCATCAAGCAACTGGAGGCAGAACTCGGTGGCGACCTGTTTCGCCGCGAGCGTCCCGCCGCACAATTGACCGAACTCGGCCAGCGGATGCATCCGCTGCTCAAGCAATGCTACGAGGCGGCGACAGGCGCGCGCGAACTTGCCTCATCCTTCAAGAGCGGCGAAGTCGGTGCGCTCCGGATTGCGCTGACCCATTCTGTCGACCTGTCGCTCCTGATTCCGCATCTCGACCAGATCAAGCGGATGTTCAATCGTCTGGAGTTCCGCTTTCTGCGCGGCAACGCCCGCGACGTCGCCGAGTTTCTCAGGAAGGGCGAAGCCGAGCTCGGCATTGCCGCAGAAATCAGCGAGGAGTGGGACCGGCTCGACACCTGGCCGCTGTTCACGGAAAACTTTCAGCTCGTCGTCAACAAGAACCATCCGCTGGCGGCCCGCGACAAAATCGATTTCGTCGATCTTCGCGCCGAGCAATTGCTGTCACGAAATTACTGCGAACATTCAGCGCGGGTAAACACTTCGCTTCGCGAGCACGGACTCGATGTGGATCGCAGCCATGAAATCGCCTCCGAACGCGATCTGCTCGAACTCCTGGAAGCCGATATCGGCGTCGCCGTGGTGCCCGATACCGCCTCGATCCCGCCGACCCTGAAACGGGCGGCCGTGGAAGGGCTGGATGCGCGGCGGACCGTGAACCTCTATGGCGTGGCCGGGCGCGAACGGACGGCCGTGGCGTCCGCCGTGATGCGCATGCTGCGTGGCGCCGACTGGCAGCAATTCATCGGCAAGACCGCCGGCGCCTGAAGGATGATGAAGCGCTAGCGCTGCCAGCGTTCCTCGCTCGCGCTCTTCAGCGCGGTGATCAGGTCGTCGATTTCCATGCGCTTGCGGAAATCGGGATCGACGAAGCGGGCCTTCACCAATCCGTCGC encodes:
- the glgA gene encoding glycogen synthase GlgA, whose amino-acid sequence is MKVLFVTTEMDDFVRVGGLAAVSAALPRALRRWSDVRVMLPGYRDIVEQFTHIEIVGECPSLAEMPACSLGRASTKDGLPVYVLLCPQLYDRPGNPYGDESGRDWPDNDIRFGRFASAAAELAAGTLDKNWAADLVHANDWQAALAPAYLAWRGSKVPSILTIHNLAYQGLFPPDSLRRIGAPESSFHIDGLEFYDHVSFLKGGLVYASHLTTVSATYAKEITTRELGCGLEGLLQRRSNAAQLTGILNGIDESWDPSACAHLAQTFAPGDWEGKQANAEYVRKQFGLALSRGPLFGLVARLVHQKGVDLVLSAADEIIEAGGQIVVTGSGEAQIEQALVNAHRRRPDAIGVVIGFNDAQARRIFAGSDFTLMPSRFEPCGLSQMYAQRFGSLPIGHQTGGLAETIKDGETGFLFPQPSAASFLGGVRRAFDAFGAKDRLDAMRRSAMARSFSWDLSAACYSALYRKTIAPSIIA
- a CDS encoding patatin-like phospholipase family protein; the protein is MSDVKHSNSSPTLLSLGRSEPGQVVLVLQGGGALGSYQAGVYQALHEAGIEPDWIIGTSIGAINASLIAGNAPQNRLSRLREFWKKMEQNPIWSFRDIFPGFNEKLSYWSTVTNGIPGFFRPNPLAHAGDSYPLGADNAGYYSTSPLERTLTELVDFNLVNQCTPRLTVGAAHVRTSQMRYFDSRNGELGVRHIMASGALPPAFPAVRIDGELYWDGGILSNTPTEAVFDDNPRKNSLIFAVHLWNPSGGEPTTMAEVLNRHKDVQYSSRIASHIARQQQAHRLRHVINQLAARLPEAERSSEAVRELTGYGCPTRMHVVRLLAPQLSREDHTKDIDFSPSGIMQRWEAGYRHTRSVLEKQPWVGEFDPLSGVILHEQMEVMPEAAE
- a CDS encoding 3-hydroxybutyrate dehydrogenase; the protein is MNIQLKTQGAAALRPLAGRVSLVTGSTSGIGLGIARALAEAGSAVVLNGLGIGAEIAKTQDQIAADFGVKVSYSAADMTSSDAIAEMIAATVASHGRLDILVNNAGIQYVAPLDQFPVEKWNAILAINLSSAFHTTRLSLPAMRQNKFGRIINIASAHGLVGSPFKAAYVAAKHGIVGLTKVTALETAEDGITCNAICPGYVYTPLVEAQIDSQAKAHGISREKVIHDVLLAQQPNKHFASVEELGAVTVFLASDAAASITGTALPVDGGWTAH
- a CDS encoding LysR family transcriptional regulator translates to MEMHQVRYFLAVARVLNFTRAADECNVTQPSLTRAIKQLEAELGGDLFRRERPAAQLTELGQRMHPLLKQCYEAATGARELASSFKSGEVGALRIALTHSVDLSLLIPHLDQIKRMFNRLEFRFLRGNARDVAEFLRKGEAELGIAAEISEEWDRLDTWPLFTENFQLVVNKNHPLAARDKIDFVDLRAEQLLSRNYCEHSARVNTSLREHGLDVDRSHEIASERDLLELLEADIGVAVVPDTASIPPTLKRAAVEGLDARRTVNLYGVAGRERTAVASAVMRMLRGADWQQFIGKTAGA